A DNA window from Rubripirellula tenax contains the following coding sequences:
- a CDS encoding DUF5060 domain-containing protein — MNYSHLVRSALAATALVCFVLSPTTRAQDNALGTQDIVLEATDFSIDGTAYYLDQGKWLAIHPERNKSAKTQSAFPSASGKYHVTLEAVGESDGRATYQVAINDSQVGDFTCPISRQTFETGPQFHHMWRDIRVGEGDVVTVSSQIASADGKEFSRARVARIRFTPADAATVAAVKTLGMKAPSKTSHGEALVGPRGNDGDGSVVISGEAKQWHKVTLTLDGPFAHEGDNRPNAFTDLAFNVAFQHESGSPSYTVPGYFAADGNAAESSAEFGTMWRAHLSPDKVGRWTYTISFKQGAGAAIGDNAGTAITLFDGTHGDFQIEDSDKIGRDMRARGRLQYIGKHYLQYAGSKEFFLKVGPDAPETMLGYQDFDNTIARKSGVPLKSWKPHVGDWQSGDPAWKNGKGKGLIGAINYLAKKGCNTFSFLTYNAGGDGDNVWPFVKREDKLHYDCSKLDQWGVILDHGTAKGMHLHFKMQENEMDDNRRGHGDQAGQVPESLDGGKTGVERKLYCRELIARYGHALALNWNIGEENTQSSDEIRDMVNYIHDTDPYHHPIVLHTYPNQQDKQYTPLLGDQSKLTGVSLQNSWNQAHGRTLKWVRQSALAGRPWVCANDEQGPASDGVPADPGYQGNDGTGTQDGKTYTAHDIRKLCLWGTLMAGGGGVEYYFGYKLPENDLVCEDFRSRDTSWDYCRIAVTFFADNAIPFAEMTNADSLIGNIKNGNSKFCFAKQDEIYLVYLPNGGESSLDLSDANGAFTVEWFNPRTGGGLQQGTVGRIAGGKRETLGPPPVDQDQDWLAVVRKSAN; from the coding sequence ATGAATTACTCACACTTGGTCCGATCCGCGCTTGCGGCGACCGCACTCGTCTGCTTCGTACTTTCGCCGACCACACGGGCGCAAGACAACGCCCTTGGCACCCAGGACATCGTGCTGGAAGCGACCGATTTCTCGATCGACGGCACCGCCTACTATTTGGATCAAGGCAAGTGGCTGGCGATTCATCCCGAACGCAATAAGTCTGCGAAAACTCAGTCCGCGTTTCCGTCGGCAAGTGGCAAGTATCACGTCACGCTCGAGGCGGTCGGCGAGAGCGACGGTCGGGCGACCTATCAAGTCGCGATCAACGATTCCCAGGTGGGTGATTTTACGTGCCCGATCAGCCGCCAAACGTTCGAAACGGGACCCCAGTTTCACCACATGTGGCGTGACATCCGAGTCGGCGAAGGCGACGTTGTCACGGTCAGTTCACAGATCGCGTCTGCCGATGGCAAAGAGTTCAGTCGGGCACGCGTGGCCAGAATCCGATTCACACCTGCGGACGCCGCGACCGTCGCAGCAGTCAAGACGCTGGGTATGAAGGCTCCGTCTAAAACGTCGCACGGCGAGGCACTGGTTGGGCCACGTGGTAATGACGGCGACGGTTCCGTCGTGATCAGTGGCGAAGCAAAGCAATGGCACAAGGTCACCTTGACCCTTGACGGCCCATTTGCACACGAAGGCGATAACCGGCCCAACGCGTTCACGGATTTGGCGTTCAACGTCGCCTTCCAACACGAAAGTGGATCGCCGAGCTACACGGTTCCCGGCTACTTCGCCGCAGACGGAAACGCGGCTGAATCGTCCGCGGAGTTCGGGACAATGTGGCGAGCCCATTTGTCGCCCGACAAAGTCGGACGGTGGACGTACACGATCTCGTTCAAGCAAGGCGCGGGCGCGGCGATTGGCGACAACGCTGGAACGGCGATCACTCTGTTCGATGGCACGCACGGTGATTTTCAGATCGAAGACAGCGACAAGATCGGCCGCGACATGCGCGCAAGAGGGCGTCTGCAGTACATCGGAAAACACTATCTGCAGTATGCGGGATCGAAAGAATTTTTCTTGAAGGTGGGGCCCGACGCACCCGAAACGATGCTCGGCTATCAAGACTTCGACAACACGATCGCTCGCAAGTCCGGTGTTCCCCTGAAGTCATGGAAGCCTCACGTTGGCGATTGGCAATCGGGTGATCCGGCCTGGAAGAACGGCAAGGGCAAGGGACTGATCGGTGCCATCAACTACTTGGCTAAAAAGGGATGCAACACGTTTTCGTTCTTGACCTACAACGCAGGCGGAGACGGTGACAACGTTTGGCCGTTCGTCAAACGCGAAGACAAACTTCACTATGACTGTTCCAAACTTGACCAATGGGGTGTGATTCTGGATCACGGGACGGCAAAGGGAATGCACCTGCACTTCAAAATGCAAGAGAACGAAATGGACGACAATCGCCGAGGTCACGGCGACCAAGCGGGACAGGTTCCCGAATCGCTTGACGGCGGCAAGACCGGAGTCGAACGCAAGCTGTATTGTCGCGAGCTGATCGCTCGATACGGGCACGCGTTGGCGTTGAACTGGAACATCGGCGAAGAGAACACTCAAAGCAGCGACGAAATCCGCGACATGGTCAACTACATTCACGACACCGATCCGTACCACCATCCGATCGTTCTGCACACGTATCCCAACCAGCAGGACAAACAGTACACGCCCTTGCTAGGTGACCAGTCAAAGTTGACGGGCGTGTCGCTGCAAAATTCTTGGAACCAAGCTCACGGGCGAACCCTAAAATGGGTTCGCCAATCCGCCCTTGCCGGCCGACCGTGGGTGTGCGCCAATGACGAACAGGGCCCCGCAAGCGACGGAGTCCCCGCCGACCCCGGTTACCAGGGCAACGACGGGACCGGAACGCAAGACGGCAAGACCTACACGGCTCACGACATTCGCAAACTATGTCTTTGGGGTACGCTGATGGCCGGCGGCGGCGGTGTGGAATACTACTTCGGCTACAAACTCCCAGAGAACGATCTGGTCTGTGAAGACTTCCGAAGCCGCGACACAAGTTGGGATTATTGCCGAATTGCGGTAACGTTCTTTGCCGACAACGCGATTCCATTTGCGGAAATGACGAATGCCGATTCGTTGATCGGAAACATCAAAAACGGCAACTCGAAATTTTGTTTCGCCAAGCAAGATGAAATCTATCTTGTCTATTTGCCGAATGGTGGCGAAAGCAGTTTGGATCTGAGTGACGCAAACGGCGCGTTCACCGTCGAGTGGTTCAACCCGCGAACCGGCGGCGGCTTGCAACAGGGTACCGTCGGCCGAATCGCCGGAGGCAAGCGAGAAACCTTGGGCCCACCGCCCGTGGATCAAGACCAAGACTGGCTGGCGGTCGTGCGGAAGTCCGCAAACTGA
- a CDS encoding isocitrate/isopropylmalate dehydrogenase family protein gives MAAYSIALLPGDGIGPECMDATRIVLDQLVQEFSGLDLSFKSHRAGAELFRESGETLPDQVLAECLAADAVLLSAIGLPDVRYPDGTEVQPTMMVGLRRALNVHSAVRPVKLYPGAPCALKETGPGIDFIIIRENLEGLFASFGGGAKVGNEVATDTLVVTRKGTSQVSDFAFRLAQRRSGRPSDGKKMVTCVDKANVFRSMAFFREVFFDAAKAYPQIDANAVYVDAMSLYMVQNPWDFDVLVMENQFGDILSDLGAGLVGGLGLGPSAEMGEENGLFQPSHGTAPQLAGRNAANPMATILSAAMMLDWLGDKHSDPVCHDASIVLEGAVAKVLADGKIQTRDVGGTSSTTEVAQAIAQALSHCTATSV, from the coding sequence ATGGCTGCTTATTCGATCGCCCTGTTGCCCGGTGACGGGATCGGCCCCGAGTGCATGGACGCTACTCGAATCGTTCTCGACCAGTTGGTTCAGGAGTTTTCGGGCTTGGATTTGAGCTTCAAGTCTCACCGAGCCGGCGCGGAACTGTTTCGCGAATCCGGCGAAACGCTGCCCGATCAGGTGCTCGCGGAATGCTTGGCGGCGGACGCGGTGCTGTTGTCGGCGATCGGGTTGCCCGATGTACGCTATCCCGATGGCACCGAGGTTCAACCCACGATGATGGTGGGACTGCGCCGCGCGTTGAACGTGCATTCTGCCGTTCGGCCGGTCAAGCTTTACCCGGGTGCGCCGTGCGCCCTGAAAGAGACCGGGCCAGGGATCGACTTCATCATCATTCGCGAAAATCTCGAAGGACTATTTGCTTCGTTTGGCGGCGGTGCCAAAGTCGGCAACGAAGTCGCCACCGATACGTTGGTCGTAACGCGGAAGGGTACGTCGCAAGTTTCAGACTTCGCATTTCGATTGGCCCAGCGTCGTAGCGGACGCCCCAGCGATGGAAAGAAGATGGTCACCTGTGTGGACAAAGCCAACGTGTTCCGCAGCATGGCCTTTTTTCGCGAGGTGTTCTTTGACGCCGCGAAGGCCTATCCCCAGATCGATGCCAACGCGGTCTACGTGGATGCGATGAGTCTGTACATGGTTCAGAACCCGTGGGACTTTGACGTCTTGGTGATGGAGAACCAGTTCGGCGATATTTTGTCGGACCTAGGCGCCGGCTTGGTCGGCGGACTTGGTCTGGGCCCATCGGCCGAGATGGGTGAAGAAAACGGATTATTCCAACCGTCGCACGGCACCGCGCCGCAATTGGCTGGACGGAACGCTGCCAATCCGATGGCGACGATTCTATCCGCCGCCATGATGCTAGATTGGCTGGGGGACAAGCATAGCGATCCGGTGTGCCATGACGCGTCCATTGTGCTTGAAGGCGCTGTCGCCAAAGTGCTTGCTGATGGCAAAATCCAAACACGAGACGTCGGAGGCACGTCATCGACCACCGAAGTCGCTCAAGCGATCGCGCAAGCATTGTCGCATTGCACCGCAACGTCCGTTTGA
- a CDS encoding LysR family transcriptional regulator — protein sequence MKISPPRGRVEDLSVSHLHTFRLVMQHGGYASAAKASGMSVPSVWQHIRSLESIYAVKLFEKVGRQVQPTDSAKRLFDQVDQVLVHLESTFDHVDNSQAERLIRLVVGTRMMMEDLALPLAAFRKRHRNQLVIRQGNEQRAEERLLADETDIALTLEPGPYQRSPRIHYERAYTVDFLAIAARKHAFAKSGTSSLRELVKHELVVTTVGTHGRDTLEQALHRDGLSATIAIETDNSAFTIACVAAGMGVGVLAGRGKGTLCKNLLSRSLTKQLGQRNIVFMWRKGTLLSRPMLDFVDHVRRLDADWNASNP from the coding sequence ATGAAAATATCGCCCCCGCGTGGTCGTGTCGAAGACCTGAGCGTCTCTCACTTGCACACCTTCCGGTTGGTGATGCAGCACGGCGGGTACGCATCGGCTGCCAAGGCATCGGGAATGTCGGTGCCGTCGGTGTGGCAGCACATTCGCTCGCTCGAGTCGATCTACGCAGTCAAACTGTTCGAGAAGGTCGGCCGTCAGGTGCAGCCGACCGATTCAGCAAAACGGCTGTTCGATCAAGTGGACCAAGTTTTGGTTCACCTGGAATCGACGTTCGATCACGTCGACAACTCCCAAGCCGAGCGGCTGATCCGGTTGGTCGTCGGTACGCGAATGATGATGGAAGACTTGGCTTTGCCATTGGCAGCGTTTCGCAAACGCCATCGCAACCAGCTTGTCATCCGACAGGGAAACGAACAACGCGCCGAAGAACGTTTGCTTGCTGATGAAACCGACATCGCGTTGACGCTGGAGCCCGGCCCGTACCAGCGTTCGCCGCGGATCCATTACGAGCGTGCCTATACGGTTGACTTTCTGGCGATCGCGGCTAGGAAACATGCGTTCGCCAAATCGGGCACAAGCAGCCTACGAGAACTGGTCAAGCATGAACTCGTCGTCACCACGGTCGGAACTCACGGTCGCGACACACTCGAACAAGCGTTGCATCGCGATGGTCTGAGTGCCACGATTGCGATCGAGACTGACAACAGCGCATTCACGATTGCGTGCGTTGCCGCGGGCATGGGCGTCGGAGTGTTGGCCGGGCGAGGCAAAGGCACGCTGTGCAAAAACCTTCTTTCACGATCGCTTACCAAACAACTGGGACAACGCAACATTGTCTTCATGTGGCGAAAGGGAACGCTGCTCAGTCGGCCAATGCTGGATTTCGTCGATCACGTTCGGCGTCTCGATGCTGACTGGAACGCGTCCAACCCCTAG
- a CDS encoding serine hydrolase has product MGRFGFLVKLVSCIGIAIVSCPADAQNRGQFIESRFDSFDKDGDGRITASEANRPFLIRQFDKDGDGALSIDEFRAVMEKAVNRQGPSTDAGKPWQAADFVGDIPDAAPISQQSVLAAAQYSASKKGISFLVMYDGKPIYADYPNGGSATRGHELASGTKSFTGVMAIAAIEDGLIASLDENVSDTITEWKDDPLKSKITVRQLLDLTSGISPGSSDGGQVPSYASAIRNPTLTPPGEKFNYGPAHFQCFGELMRRKLKSGGSSESPLEYLTRRIFKPIGLDYARWRSDEDGHPHLPSGAALTATEWAKFGELIRLGGTWEGTSIIPQSKLDQCFVGNDANPAYGLTFWLNTKVKPATRRSIPQIRFGSDDLTNTTKIPSDIVFAAGAGKQRLFISRDAKLVVVRQADGIVDALDGKRDSYSDLEFLSRLLK; this is encoded by the coding sequence ATGGGTCGGTTTGGATTTCTTGTAAAACTCGTTTCATGCATTGGCATTGCGATCGTTTCGTGCCCGGCAGACGCTCAAAATCGAGGGCAGTTTATCGAGTCGCGGTTCGATTCGTTCGACAAAGACGGCGATGGTCGCATCACCGCCAGCGAAGCCAATCGACCCTTTCTGATTCGCCAGTTCGACAAAGATGGTGACGGCGCGTTGTCCATCGACGAGTTTCGCGCAGTGATGGAAAAGGCCGTGAATCGCCAGGGACCGTCAACGGATGCGGGCAAACCCTGGCAAGCAGCGGACTTTGTCGGCGACATCCCCGATGCGGCGCCGATCTCGCAGCAATCGGTTCTCGCCGCCGCCCAATACAGTGCGTCCAAGAAGGGGATTTCCTTCTTGGTGATGTACGACGGCAAACCGATCTACGCCGACTATCCCAACGGGGGCTCGGCGACCCGAGGACATGAGCTGGCCAGCGGTACCAAGAGCTTTACCGGCGTGATGGCGATCGCCGCGATCGAAGACGGCTTGATCGCGTCGCTTGACGAGAATGTCAGTGATACGATCACTGAGTGGAAGGACGATCCGCTTAAATCCAAGATCACCGTTCGCCAACTTTTGGACCTGACCAGCGGGATCAGCCCTGGCAGTAGCGACGGTGGCCAAGTGCCCAGTTACGCATCGGCAATCAGAAACCCGACGCTGACACCGCCGGGCGAGAAGTTCAATTACGGCCCGGCCCACTTTCAATGCTTCGGCGAATTGATGCGCCGCAAACTCAAGTCCGGTGGCTCGTCGGAAAGCCCGCTCGAATATTTGACTCGCCGCATCTTTAAGCCGATCGGCCTTGATTACGCGCGTTGGCGAAGCGATGAAGACGGTCATCCGCACCTGCCCTCGGGCGCGGCGTTGACAGCCACCGAGTGGGCAAAGTTTGGCGAATTGATTCGCTTGGGTGGAACGTGGGAAGGGACGTCGATCATCCCGCAATCGAAACTCGACCAGTGTTTTGTCGGCAATGACGCGAACCCCGCGTACGGATTGACGTTCTGGCTAAACACCAAGGTGAAACCGGCCACGCGACGTTCGATCCCCCAGATTCGCTTCGGCTCGGACGACCTGACCAACACAACGAAGATTCCCTCGGACATCGTGTTCGCCGCCGGAGCGGGCAAGCAACGATTGTTCATCAGCCGGGACGCAAAACTTGTTGTTGTCCGGCAAGCCGACGGTATCGTGGACGCGCTCGACGGCAAACGCGACAGCTATTCCGATCTGGAATTTCTCAGTCGTCTGCTGAAATAG
- a CDS encoding 3-methyl-2-oxobutanoate hydroxymethyltransferase, protein MKSDGNQSSALPPRDAHKRGLHRTMTLGGAYATRNYTIKHLQDLKGKAVLTETMPFTTDEAVAAEEAGIDTLKVKFDPGNPAGAIAIRNAAPNTFMTFCIGLTKIATAAEAVRAGYDAMEAGADGIMCQWGPEFIRAVSDAGIPVEAHAGLVPRLSTWTGGLKAVGKTIEQAIWIFEQIQSFEAAGAWAVEVEVVPAELLAQISSRTRLVTSSIGAGSGGDIQFMFAEDILGNHAPPYPRHTKQYRDLYKMEQAMQVERVEGFRDYIDDVKGGRFPGPEHIVKAPKGLIDQFLAAVDGDQRD, encoded by the coding sequence ATGAAATCTGACGGAAACCAATCGAGTGCGCTGCCTCCCAGAGACGCACACAAGCGAGGATTGCACCGGACCATGACCCTTGGCGGGGCATACGCAACCCGAAACTACACCATCAAGCACCTTCAAGACTTGAAAGGGAAAGCCGTTCTCACCGAGACGATGCCCTTTACGACCGACGAGGCAGTCGCGGCGGAAGAGGCGGGCATCGATACGCTCAAAGTCAAGTTTGATCCTGGGAATCCGGCCGGTGCCATTGCGATCCGAAATGCGGCGCCGAATACGTTCATGACGTTCTGTATCGGGCTGACAAAGATTGCGACCGCGGCGGAAGCCGTCCGTGCCGGCTACGACGCGATGGAAGCCGGCGCCGATGGAATCATGTGCCAATGGGGGCCAGAGTTCATTCGCGCTGTTTCGGACGCTGGAATTCCTGTTGAAGCTCACGCCGGGCTGGTGCCCCGTTTGAGCACCTGGACAGGAGGCCTCAAGGCAGTCGGCAAAACCATCGAACAGGCGATCTGGATATTCGAACAGATCCAGTCGTTCGAAGCAGCAGGAGCCTGGGCGGTCGAAGTTGAAGTTGTACCGGCCGAGTTGCTTGCGCAGATTTCGAGTCGCACCCGTTTGGTCACCTCGTCGATTGGCGCGGGCAGCGGCGGTGACATTCAATTCATGTTTGCCGAAGACATCCTTGGCAATCACGCGCCTCCCTATCCACGACACACCAAGCAATACCGGGACCTGTACAAGATGGAGCAGGCAATGCAAGTGGAGCGAGTCGAGGGGTTCCGCGACTATATCGATGATGTCAAAGGCGGCAGGTTTCCAGGGCCCGAACATATCGTCAAAGCACCGAAAGGACTGATCGACCAGTTTCTCGCCGCAGTTGACGGGGACCAGCGAGATTGA